One window of the Eucalyptus grandis isolate ANBG69807.140 chromosome 8, ASM1654582v1, whole genome shotgun sequence genome contains the following:
- the LOC104445165 gene encoding TMV resistance protein N, with translation MAASSNIRRYYHVFLSFRGTDVRHGFLSHLYAALDQKGIYTFVDSEELRKGEEISPTLVGAIEESRIAIIVFSENYASSPWCLEELLKIMECKEQNDLMVFPVFFKVEPREVRGGRESYKRAMDKHESKFGKDSEKVKRWKKALLDAGNLSGWDFDDRNAQM, from the coding sequence ATGGCTGCTTCTTCGAATATCAGAAGATattaccatgtgttcctcagtTTCAGAGGGACAGATGTCCGCCACGGCTTCCTCAGTCATCTCTACGCGGCTCTGGACCAGAAAGGAATATACACTTTTGTGGATAGCGAGGAGCTTAGGAAAGGAGAGGAAATATCGCCGACGCTCGTGGGGGCGATCGAGGAATCTCGCATCGCGATCATTGTCTTCTCTGAGAACTACGCCTCCTCACCATGGTGTTTGGAAGAGCTCTTGAAaatcatggagtgcaaggagcaaAACGACCTGATGGTGTTCCCAGTGTTTTTCAAAGTGGAACCGAGAGAAgtgagaggggggagagagagttatAAGAGAGCTATGGATAAGCATGAGTCCAAGTTCGGGAAGGATtcagagaaagtgaagagatggaagaaggcTCTCCTTGATGCCGGTAACTTGTCTGGGTGGGACTTCGATGACAGGAACGCACAAATGTGA